From Pleurodeles waltl isolate 20211129_DDA chromosome 1_1, aPleWal1.hap1.20221129, whole genome shotgun sequence, a single genomic window includes:
- the HSPB3 gene encoding heat shock protein beta-3, with amino-acid sequence MEGSTVRHWVETPARYSYVFTTKPPEEHTLDHSLFALPGPSVGNRGKQQNAVKAVASELEKTGLEGQAHFHILLDVVQFRPEDILIQIFEGWLVVKAQHGRRMDEHGFISRRFTRTYKLPHGVRTRDLSAVLCHDGILCVELKKRV; translated from the coding sequence ATGGAGGGCTCGACTGTACGACACTGGGTGGAAACACCGGCACGCTACAGCTACGTCTTTACCACCAAACCTCCAGAAGAGCACACGCTGGATCACTCTCTGTTTGCATTGCCAGGCCCTTCGGTGGGCAATCGAGGAAAGCAACAAAATGCAGTCAAGGCGGTGGCATCAGAACTCGAGAAGACTGGCCTAGAGGGACAGGCGCACTTTCACATACTTCTGGATGTGGTGCAGTTTCGTCCTGAAGACATTTTGATTCAGATTTTCGAAGGCTGGCTCGTCGTCAAGGCTCAACATGGCCGCCGTATGGATGAGCACGGGTTTATTTCCAGACGTTTCACACGCACATACAAGCTACCTCATGGCGTTCGAACAAGGGATCTGTCCGCTGTCCTGTGCCACgacggcattctgtgtgtggagcTCAAAAAACGCGTATAA